A genomic region of Arvicola amphibius chromosome X, mArvAmp1.2, whole genome shotgun sequence contains the following coding sequences:
- the Ubqln2 gene encoding ubiquilin-2 → MAENGESSGPPRPSRGPAAAPGADTEPAEPKIIKVTVKTPKEKEEFAVPENSTVQQFKEAISKRFKSQIDQLVLIFAGKILKDQDTLMQHGIHDGLTVHLVIKTQNRPQGQSNTQPSTTAGTCTTTTTTTTTAPARASTTGPRSHPAPTTTNNNPFASGTLGGLASLSSLGLSSTTFTELQNHMQHQLMATPEMMIQIMENPFVQSMLSNPDLMRQLIMANPQMQQLIQRNPEISHLLNNPDIMRQTLEIARNPAMMQEMMRNQDLALSNLESLPGGYNALRRMYTDIQEPMLNAAQEQFGGNPFATVGSSSSSGEGTQPSRTENRDPLPNPWAPPPATQSSPTTTTTTSSGNVPGSSSTGRLSGNTVAAASYVASIFSTPGMQSLLQQITENPQLIQNMLSAPYMRSMMQSLSQNPELAAQMMMSSPLFAANPQLQEQMRPQIPHFLQQMQNPDTLAAMSNPRAMQALMQIQQGLQTLATEAPGLIPSFAPGLGMGILGTTLTPVGPVTPIGPIAPAIVPFTPIGPIGPIGPTVPVSSPGSTGPGIPTVTTVTSSAPTETASPTSDSGPSQQFIQQMVQALAGANPPQPPNPEVRFQQQLEQLNAMGFLNREANLQALIATGGDINAAIERLLGSQPS, encoded by the coding sequence ATGGCTGAGAACGGCGAGAGCAGCGGCCCCCCGCGCCCCTCCCGTGGCCCTGCTGCGGCTCCAGGCGCGGACACTGAGCCGGCCGAGCCCAAAATCATCAAAGTCACTGTGAAGACTcccaaagagaaggaggagttcGCGGTGCCCGAGAATAGCACCGTCCAGCAGTTTAAGGAAGCGATTTCCAAACGCTTCAAATCGCAAATCGATCAGCTCGTGCTGATTTTTGCCGGAAAAATCTTGAAAGATCAAGATACCTTGATGCAGCATGGCATCCATGATGGACTGACTGTTCACCTTGTCATCAAAACCCAGAATCGCCCTCAGGGCCAGTCCAACACGCAGCCTAGCACTACTGCAGGAACTTGCACgaccacgaccaccaccaccacgacggCGCCAGCGCGAGCGTCGACCACGGGTCCCAGGAGTCACCCCGCACCTACTACCACAAATAACAATCCGTTTGCGTCGGGGACCCTGGGAGGACTTGCTAGCCTTAGCAGCCTGGGTTTGAGCTCGACCACCTTCACTGAGCTTCAGAACCACATGCAGCACCAGCTCATGGCTACCCCTGAAATGATGATCCAAATCATGGAAAATCCCTTTGTTCAGAGCATGCTTTCGAATCCTGACCTGATGAGGCAGCTCATTATGGCCAATCCTCAGATGCAACAATTGATTCAGAGAAACCCAGAAATCAGTCACCTACTGAACAACCCAGATATAATGAGGCAGACTCTCGAAATCGCCAGGAATCCTGCCATGATGCAAGAGATGATGAGAAACCAAGACCTGGCTCTCAGCAATCTCGAAAGCCTCCCAGGTGGCTACAACGCTCTGCGGCGCATGTACACTGACATTCAAGAACCCATGCTGAATGCCGCACAGGAGCAGTTTGGGGGTAACCCCTTCGCCACGGTGGGGAGCAGTTCCTCCTCGGGGGAAGGCACCCAGCCTTCCCGCACAGAAAACCGGGATCCACTGCCCAATCCTTGGGCACCACCGCCAGCTACCCAGAgctctcccaccaccaccacgaccacaAGCAGTGGCAATGTGCCTGGCAGCAGCTCCACCGGCAGGCTCAGCGGGAACACCGTGGCAGCAGCTAGCTATGTTGCTAGCATCTTCAGTACCCCAGGAATGCAGAGCCTGCTGCAGCAGATAACTGAAAATCCCCAGCTGATTCAGAATATGCTGTCTGCACCCTACATGAGAAGCATGATGCAGTCGCTGAGCCAGAATCCAGAATTGGCTGCCCAGATGATGATGAGTAGCCCGCTGTTTGCAGCAAATCCTCAGCTGCAAGAGCAGATGCGTCCGCAGATCCCGCATTTCCTGCAGCAGATGCAGAATCCAGACACACTTGCGGCCATGTCAAACCCGAGAGCAATGCAGGCGTTGATGCAGATCCAGCAGGGGCTACAGACACTAGCTACTGAAGCACCTGGCCTCATTCCAAGCTTCGCTCCAGGTTTGGGGATGGGAATCCTGGGAACCACCCTAACCCCTGTGGGCCCAGTCACTCCCATAGGGCCCATCGCTCCTGCTATAGTTCCTTTTACACCCATAGGCCCCATTGGGCCTATAGGACCCACTGTTCCTGTAAGCTCTCCTGGCTCCACCGGCCCTGGGATCCCCACTGTAACCACTGTGACCAGCTCTGCACCTACTGAAACCGCAAGTCCAACTTCAGATTCTGGTCCCAGCCAGCAGTTCATTCAGCAAATGGTGCAGGCCCTGGCTGGAGCGAATCCCCCCCAGCCGCCGAATCCAGAAGTGAGATTTCAGCAGCAACTGGAACAGCTCAACGCCATGGGCTTCTTAAATCGTGAAGCAAACTTGCAGGCCCTAATAGCAACAGGAGGCGACATCAATGCGGCCATTGAGAGGCTGCTGGGCTCTCAGCCATCGTAA